Proteins co-encoded in one Sporosarcina sp. FSL K6-1522 genomic window:
- the liaF gene encoding cell wall-active antibiotics response protein LiaF: protein MNRLHTNKITFWGLVFLLLIFMETVFFHNGNFVFVLLGAGLTYYGSRRRSKWMVVLGLFFIAMALFTLWSLRLLIFTLIIYTLIKLWKGVPSEEIMRPLKEFQKETPNGIWQNKLFSVQSSPFSSYEWEDIHIQGLFGDLHIDVTDTVLPKGTSLISIRQGVGKIKIDLPYEIPVRIHYTTLLGDARLFDTHRKRLINESLHMKDSYEGKSADSPELIITLATWAGDVEVTRK, encoded by the coding sequence ATGAATCGTCTTCACACGAACAAAATCACATTTTGGGGACTTGTTTTCCTGCTGCTGATTTTTATGGAAACTGTTTTTTTCCATAATGGCAATTTCGTGTTCGTCCTTCTTGGTGCCGGACTAACCTATTATGGTTCGCGCCGTCGTTCCAAATGGATGGTTGTACTTGGGCTATTTTTCATCGCAATGGCACTTTTCACATTATGGAGTTTGCGCTTACTGATTTTCACGCTCATTATCTATACGCTTATTAAATTGTGGAAAGGTGTTCCCTCGGAAGAAATTATGCGTCCGCTTAAGGAATTTCAGAAAGAAACACCGAATGGCATTTGGCAAAACAAATTATTCTCTGTACAGTCCTCTCCTTTTTCATCTTATGAATGGGAGGACATTCACATTCAGGGATTGTTTGGGGACCTTCATATCGACGTGACAGATACCGTGTTACCAAAAGGCACTTCTTTAATCTCCATTCGACAAGGCGTTGGGAAAATTAAAATCGACTTGCCGTATGAAATTCCTGTGCGTATCCATTACACGACGCTACTTGGTGACGCAAGACTTTTTGATACACACCGTAAACGGCTCATTAATGAATCGCTTCATATGAAGGATAGTTATGAAGGGAAATCCGCCGATTCGCCTGAACTCATCATTACGCTTGCCACTTGGGCCGGAGATGTCGAGGTGACGCGAAAATGA
- a CDS encoding ABC transporter permease produces the protein MKKIGLAILGITAAIIALANLGSLLALALSALISYAGFHYYRKSQSTFKKLFWGAVLLIGLLSAVSNVPAFFGIIALLAVIYVWRKWHGTDNNDIIANDSDDPFVNFERQWNEITK, from the coding sequence ATGAAAAAAATTGGTCTTGCGATACTCGGTATTACAGCGGCGATTATTGCCCTTGCGAATCTTGGATCACTTCTTGCACTTGCGTTATCCGCATTGATTTCCTACGCGGGGTTCCACTATTACAGAAAGAGTCAATCGACATTCAAAAAATTGTTCTGGGGAGCGGTTCTACTCATCGGTTTACTATCAGCTGTTTCAAACGTACCAGCCTTCTTCGGCATCATCGCGTTACTTGCTGTCATCTATGTCTGGCGTAAATGGCATGGCACAGACAACAACGATATCATCGCAAACGATTCAGATGATCCATTCGTCAACTTCGAACGCCAGTGGAATGAAATTACAAAATAA
- a CDS encoding long-chain fatty acid--CoA ligase, with translation MMQTPLLLSSFVKRAERYFPDKLIISRTGENMIHRIPYREYAKRTRKLADALTKLGMQHGTKVGTFAWNHHRHLEAYFGVPGTGAILHMINIRLSPEHIAYVINHAEDEILLVDDNLFPHLEKLAPFLKTVKHYVIMGDSKEIPETSLKNVHSYESLLDAASDDYVFPEDLDENTPAGMCYTSATTGNPKGVVYTHRGLVLHSFALGLADAMGLSERDVAMSVVPMFHANAWGIPFAGVFFGLTQVLPGPGFNPVLLLDLIEQEKVTLTAGVPTIWLAALKEQEQNPRDLSSLRAVVCGGSASPKGLIRAFEEKYGIPFVVGYGMTETSPLVSLSVLTSKMEDVSMDERVEIRALQGLPMPGLEVRVVNEQGEVPWDGKTMGELNVKGPWIAHEYYNDDRTAEAFQDGWLYTGDIAVMTEDGYIKLMDRTKDLIKSGGEWISSVDLENALMTHEAVFEAAVIAVPHAKWMERPLACVVLKEGQVGDEQMKQQLQAYLEGQFAKWWIPDDIVFIDEVPKTSVGKFLKAALRDQLNEHYQGV, from the coding sequence TTGATGCAAACACCGCTTTTATTATCCTCATTTGTGAAACGTGCAGAACGATATTTTCCGGACAAGCTAATTATTTCTCGAACAGGAGAAAATATGATTCACCGCATACCTTATCGCGAATATGCCAAGCGTACGCGTAAGCTTGCGGATGCATTGACCAAACTAGGCATGCAGCATGGAACGAAGGTAGGGACTTTCGCTTGGAATCACCACCGTCATTTGGAAGCTTATTTTGGCGTCCCGGGTACGGGGGCCATTCTTCATATGATCAATATTCGTCTTTCTCCCGAGCATATTGCATACGTCATTAACCATGCAGAAGATGAAATTCTACTTGTCGACGACAATTTATTTCCACATCTTGAAAAACTAGCACCTTTCCTGAAAACGGTGAAACATTACGTCATTATGGGCGATAGTAAGGAAATACCTGAAACGTCACTAAAAAACGTCCATTCCTATGAATCGCTTCTGGACGCGGCATCTGATGACTATGTATTTCCTGAGGATTTGGATGAAAACACACCGGCTGGTATGTGTTACACGTCTGCAACAACGGGTAATCCAAAAGGGGTTGTCTATACACATCGCGGTCTAGTGCTTCACAGTTTTGCGCTTGGACTTGCAGATGCAATGGGGCTGTCGGAACGTGATGTTGCGATGTCCGTTGTACCAATGTTCCATGCGAATGCGTGGGGGATTCCATTTGCAGGTGTATTTTTCGGTTTGACGCAAGTATTGCCAGGCCCTGGCTTTAATCCGGTATTGTTGCTCGATTTAATCGAACAGGAAAAGGTGACGCTGACGGCGGGTGTGCCGACGATTTGGCTTGCCGCTCTCAAAGAGCAGGAACAAAATCCGCGTGATTTGTCATCTTTGCGTGCCGTTGTTTGCGGAGGTTCAGCTTCTCCCAAAGGGCTAATTCGTGCATTTGAAGAAAAGTATGGCATTCCATTTGTCGTCGGTTATGGTATGACAGAAACGTCGCCACTCGTAAGTTTGTCGGTGCTGACGTCCAAAATGGAGGATGTATCCATGGACGAGCGCGTTGAAATCCGTGCACTGCAAGGGCTTCCGATGCCAGGACTTGAAGTACGTGTCGTCAACGAACAAGGGGAGGTACCTTGGGACGGCAAAACGATGGGTGAATTGAACGTTAAAGGTCCGTGGATTGCTCATGAATATTACAATGATGATCGAACAGCGGAGGCTTTTCAAGATGGCTGGCTCTATACGGGCGATATTGCGGTCATGACAGAGGACGGTTACATCAAATTGATGGACCGGACAAAGGATTTGATCAAGAGCGGTGGCGAGTGGATTTCGTCCGTTGATTTGGAAAACGCATTGATGACCCATGAAGCGGTTTTTGAAGCGGCTGTCATTGCGGTGCCGCATGCAAAATGGATGGAACGTCCACTTGCTTGCGTGGTGCTGAAGGAAGGCCAAGTCGGAGATGAACAAATGAAGCAACAATTGCAGGCCTATTTAGAGGGGCAATTCGCCAAATGGTGGATTCCAGATGATATCGTCTTTATTGACGAAGTGCCAAAAACATCGGTCGGGAAGTTTTTGAAAGCTGCGCTACGTGATCAATTGAATGAGCATTACCAAGGTGTGTAA
- a CDS encoding globin-coupled sensor protein yields the protein MTSIRPKMDMEQLFKRGTDIQTAARFQQTLSYNHFQLVDAENLRELYAKLQNVKPSVTEIFDRYLNEISPNGVNPIDSTTINRYLRLFFEQPRDDQYIEEALAFFALLRKHKFEPGKTLVLFNQFAFYITTHLLYHFGYRPAKAFSLMKSLQSAVNIDQQLLIEVLTESMVEHVVTEISSLVDTNAKIMYMKDLIYSLDKQSEEIQSSTAATEQITASIVEVAHASSRISEKTADSVTYATNSQKTIENTLDEIFKAEETFSSIVETFSELQQRVDDIENVVDLINGIAAQTNLLALNASIEAARAGEHGKGFAVVAQEVRKLAENTVSALGEVSDNVQHLKSYSSNVSASIEQTTTIIKRATEDAKESLPLLTAIVDAIEEINVDVTNTAAISEQQAASIDEVSNRMVDMAHLQEDIRTLGESTSASIYELSEEINRFRLGIITENNVHLSSNALLQLSKADHILWKWKIYNMFLGLENVRPESVAGHTECRLGKWYLADQTKTRFGHLREFKELDKHHADVHTAARDAAIHFQNGNITQAEDDLKRIEQSSNTVLTLLNALIDFIEKE from the coding sequence ATGACTTCGATTAGACCCAAAATGGATATGGAACAACTATTTAAACGTGGAACAGACATTCAAACAGCAGCACGTTTTCAACAAACACTCTCTTACAATCACTTTCAACTGGTAGATGCCGAGAATTTACGTGAGCTATATGCCAAATTACAAAATGTAAAGCCATCTGTGACAGAAATCTTCGATCGTTACTTGAACGAAATTTCTCCGAATGGTGTCAATCCCATCGACTCAACGACCATCAATCGCTATTTGCGTCTGTTTTTCGAACAGCCTCGAGACGATCAGTATATCGAGGAAGCCCTTGCGTTTTTCGCCCTCCTTCGAAAACACAAATTCGAACCAGGCAAAACACTAGTGTTATTCAACCAATTTGCTTTTTACATTACAACACATCTTCTCTATCATTTCGGCTATAGACCAGCAAAAGCCTTCTCCTTGATGAAGTCCTTGCAGTCTGCCGTCAATATCGACCAACAATTATTGATCGAAGTATTGACCGAAAGCATGGTAGAGCATGTCGTCACGGAGATTTCTTCCTTAGTCGATACAAACGCTAAAATCATGTATATGAAAGACTTGATCTATAGCTTAGATAAACAATCCGAAGAGATTCAGTCGTCTACTGCCGCAACGGAACAAATTACCGCATCCATCGTCGAAGTTGCGCACGCTTCCTCCCGCATTTCGGAGAAAACAGCGGACTCTGTTACCTATGCAACGAATAGTCAAAAAACCATTGAAAATACACTCGATGAAATCTTTAAAGCGGAAGAAACCTTCAGCTCAATCGTCGAAACATTTTCTGAACTACAACAACGCGTCGACGATATTGAAAATGTCGTGGATTTAATCAATGGCATTGCCGCACAAACGAATTTACTGGCACTCAATGCATCTATTGAAGCAGCAAGAGCTGGCGAACATGGCAAAGGCTTTGCGGTCGTTGCACAAGAGGTACGAAAGCTTGCTGAAAATACGGTATCAGCATTAGGTGAAGTGTCCGACAATGTCCAGCATCTAAAATCCTATTCTAGTAATGTCTCTGCATCAATCGAACAAACGACGACCATTATTAAGCGTGCCACTGAGGATGCGAAGGAATCCCTTCCTTTATTGACAGCGATTGTAGACGCCATCGAAGAAATCAATGTCGATGTGACAAACACCGCAGCTATTTCTGAACAACAAGCCGCTTCGATTGACGAAGTATCCAATCGAATGGTCGATATGGCACATTTGCAAGAGGATATCCGTACATTAGGTGAAAGTACATCTGCTTCCATTTACGAGCTTAGTGAAGAAATCAACCGATTCCGCCTTGGCATCATTACGGAAAATAACGTCCATCTGTCTTCCAATGCACTGCTACAACTATCAAAAGCGGATCACATTTTATGGAAATGGAAAATATACAACATGTTCTTAGGGCTAGAAAACGTACGACCTGAAAGCGTGGCTGGTCATACAGAATGTCGTTTAGGTAAATGGTATTTGGCAGATCAAACGAAAACTCGCTTTGGTCACTTACGCGAATTCAAAGAGTTGGACAAACACCACGCAGATGTCCACACAGCTGCTCGTGATGCAGCCATCCATTTCCAAAACGGCAATATCACTCAGGCCGAAGATGATCTAAAAAGAATCGAACAATCTTCGAATACCGTATTAACTCTACTCAATGCACTTATTGATTTCATTGAAAAAGAATAG
- a CDS encoding undecaprenyl-diphosphate phosphatase, translating into MDFFELIKALILGFVEGMTEFAPVSSTGHMVIVDDMWLKTEEFLGKYSANTFKIVVQLGSILAVVVVFWKRLFSLVGLYKIEGENSNKQFNLAHVIVGMLPAVILGFAFKDLIDDYLFGVETVIVALVAGAILMIVADKFGPKKPWVNSLDQITYKQAFTVGLVQCLSLWPGFSRSGATISGGVLFGMNHRTAADFTFIMAVPIMAGASLVSILKNWEHISMDHLSFYIVGFVSAFVFALISIRFFLKLISRVKLMPFAIYRLILAAILAVIVFL; encoded by the coding sequence ATGGATTTTTTTGAATTAATTAAGGCGTTAATTCTTGGATTTGTTGAAGGGATGACGGAGTTTGCACCGGTTTCTTCGACGGGGCATATGGTCATTGTCGATGATATGTGGTTAAAAACAGAGGAGTTTTTAGGGAAGTATTCGGCGAATACATTTAAAATTGTAGTGCAGTTAGGATCGATTTTAGCGGTTGTGGTCGTCTTTTGGAAACGATTGTTCAGCCTTGTAGGGCTGTATAAGATTGAAGGGGAAAACTCTAACAAGCAGTTTAATTTGGCGCACGTCATTGTAGGGATGCTGCCAGCAGTTATTCTTGGATTTGCTTTTAAAGATTTGATTGATGATTATTTATTTGGCGTAGAAACAGTGATTGTCGCGCTTGTTGCGGGTGCGATTCTGATGATTGTCGCTGACAAATTTGGTCCGAAGAAACCATGGGTCAACTCGTTGGATCAAATTACATACAAGCAGGCGTTTACAGTCGGACTTGTGCAATGTTTGTCACTATGGCCAGGTTTCTCGCGCTCAGGTGCAACGATTTCTGGTGGTGTATTGTTTGGGATGAATCACCGAACAGCGGCGGATTTCACGTTCATCATGGCAGTTCCGATTATGGCGGGCGCAAGTCTCGTATCCATTTTGAAAAACTGGGAGCATATAAGCATGGATCACTTGTCGTTTTACATCGTAGGATTCGTCAGCGCATTCGTCTTCGCATTGATTTCGATTCGCTTCTTCTTGAAACTTATTTCACGCGTGAAGCTAATGCCATTTGCGATTTATCGACTCATTTTGGCAGCTATTTTAGCGGTAATTGTATTTTTATAA
- a CDS encoding M20/M25/M40 family metallo-hydrolase, producing the protein MKPLLWETPSALRALLCELVSWESRTLTEGERTFAPKIADKLRELAYFGEHPHDLALHDADLGRQLVTALYKHPEATETVVLMSHFDTVWTEEYGVLEPLACQPEELTKRLLENKEDLPEAARVDLESGKYLFGRGTMDMKMGLALHMQLLEKASTEQWPINLLLVTVPDEEVNSAGMRAAVTELVRIREERGLVYKLFLNSEPSFSQNPTDIEEYIYSGSVGKIMPAALFYGKETHVGEPMKGMTANYIASFLTQRMEWNPLFRETDLGESTPLPVSLQQKDLKLQYSTQTPYRAAALYNVFLLKRTAADVMELFEQVATEAMAACNASYRAICEREQVAGIGDVRVLRYEQLLAHAVKKMGTAEVERLKNDVLQQTEWDDREKSLRIVDNLMIQCQELAPATVLLYAPPYYPAVNTSNDPLVVQSVALMKKTAQALGNKIEQIHYFNGICDLSYVNYEDNTNGWAAFESNTPVWGDTYSIPFADMAKLKAPMLNVGPFGKDAHQRTERLHVDSAFVEMPVMLETLVKSLYDVHGNL; encoded by the coding sequence ATGAAGCCATTATTATGGGAAACACCTTCCGCACTGCGGGCGCTGTTATGTGAACTGGTCAGTTGGGAAAGTCGTACGTTAACAGAGGGAGAGCGGACTTTTGCACCGAAAATTGCCGACAAGCTTCGGGAGTTGGCGTATTTTGGCGAACATCCGCATGATTTGGCTTTACATGACGCAGATCTAGGTCGCCAACTCGTCACAGCTTTGTATAAACATCCGGAGGCAACGGAGACCGTTGTGCTGATGAGTCATTTTGATACGGTGTGGACGGAAGAGTACGGTGTGTTGGAGCCACTTGCTTGTCAGCCGGAAGAACTGACGAAAAGATTGCTCGAAAATAAGGAAGATTTGCCGGAGGCTGCCCGTGTGGATTTGGAATCAGGGAAGTATCTGTTTGGGCGCGGCACGATGGACATGAAAATGGGACTTGCCTTGCATATGCAACTCCTTGAAAAGGCGAGTACTGAACAATGGCCGATTAATTTGCTACTGGTAACGGTTCCAGATGAAGAAGTGAACTCGGCTGGCATGCGAGCGGCGGTGACGGAGCTTGTTCGAATTCGTGAGGAGCGAGGATTGGTGTACAAACTCTTTTTAAATAGCGAGCCATCCTTTTCACAAAACCCAACGGACATTGAGGAATATATTTACTCAGGAAGTGTCGGCAAGATTATGCCGGCTGCTTTGTTTTACGGCAAGGAAACGCATGTTGGTGAACCGATGAAAGGCATGACCGCGAATTATATCGCTTCCTTTTTAACGCAGCGTATGGAGTGGAATCCATTGTTCCGTGAGACGGATCTTGGGGAAAGCACGCCTCTGCCGGTTTCATTGCAACAAAAGGATTTGAAACTGCAATATTCGACACAAACGCCGTATCGTGCGGCCGCTTTATATAACGTCTTTCTATTAAAGCGCACGGCGGCAGATGTCATGGAGCTATTTGAACAAGTGGCAACGGAGGCAATGGCTGCTTGCAACGCCAGTTATCGAGCGATTTGTGAGCGAGAGCAAGTCGCAGGCATCGGCGATGTGCGGGTGTTACGTTATGAGCAATTACTGGCGCATGCTGTGAAGAAAATGGGAACGGCAGAAGTAGAGCGTTTGAAAAACGATGTGCTTCAACAAACAGAATGGGATGACCGCGAAAAATCATTACGTATCGTTGATAATTTGATGATTCAATGCCAAGAGCTGGCGCCGGCAACGGTCTTGTTATATGCACCTCCCTATTATCCTGCGGTTAACACGTCGAATGATCCGCTCGTCGTTCAATCGGTGGCGTTAATGAAAAAGACTGCGCAAGCATTAGGGAACAAAATTGAGCAAATCCATTACTTCAACGGCATTTGCGATTTGAGCTATGTTAATTATGAAGATAACACCAATGGTTGGGCTGCATTCGAAAGCAATACGCCGGTTTGGGGCGATACGTATAGCATTCCGTTCGCAGATATGGCGAAGCTAAAAGCGCCGATGTTGAACGTCGGCCCGTTTGGCAAAGACGCACACCAACGAACCGAGCGTTTGCATGTGGATAGTGCATTTGTGGAAATGCCAGTGATGTTGGAGACGTTAGTAAAGAGTTTGTATGATGTGCATGGAAATTTATAA
- a CDS encoding PspA/IM30 family protein, with protein sequence MNSLWNRFKYSVQADLHMLFDKKENKNPIAMLNQYIREAEKQTDSIGKLLERQSKLKTELQKELKEAENMADKRRSQLELAQAAGEEDLVTFAQDEIAAYETRAAELAESVTETAYELVSLERKFEEMKHKVKDMKVRQLQLMGKENVTRAHHRMDQVISPENGDSQMGTIGDMKKYIESLGSKIDREYETSSMERRLDSLEKVDNTTTNLEKTPAKEAEIV encoded by the coding sequence ATGAACTCACTTTGGAACAGATTTAAATACTCGGTACAAGCCGACTTACACATGCTATTCGACAAAAAGGAAAACAAAAACCCCATTGCCATGCTCAATCAATACATCCGTGAAGCGGAAAAACAAACGGACTCCATCGGAAAATTGCTAGAACGTCAAAGCAAACTGAAAACAGAACTCCAAAAAGAACTGAAAGAAGCAGAAAACATGGCGGATAAACGCCGCAGCCAGTTGGAACTTGCACAAGCTGCTGGAGAAGAGGATCTCGTTACGTTCGCACAAGATGAAATTGCAGCCTACGAAACACGTGCAGCGGAACTTGCGGAAAGCGTTACAGAAACAGCTTATGAGTTGGTTTCATTGGAACGCAAATTCGAGGAAATGAAACATAAAGTAAAAGACATGAAAGTACGCCAGCTCCAATTGATGGGCAAAGAAAACGTTACACGCGCTCATCACCGCATGGACCAAGTCATTTCACCGGAAAACGGTGACAGCCAAATGGGCACTATTGGAGACATGAAGAAGTACATCGAAAGCCTTGGCAGCAAGATTGACCGTGAATATGAAACGTCTTCTATGGAGCGCCGCCTCGATTCACTCGAGAAAGTCGACAATACGACAACAAATCTTGAGAAAACACCCGCAAAAGAAGCAGAAATTGTGTAA
- a CDS encoding response regulator transcription factor → MIKVLLVDDHEMVRIGVSAYLQIQPDMEVVGEAVNGREAVGKALELRPDIILMDMVMPEMNGAEATAAIIKEWPEAKIVIVTSFLDDDKVYPALEAGAISYILKTSNAKRIAEAIRETLKGQTVLEPEVTTKMMQKMRSGNDRQLHDDLTDRELEILLLLAQGKTNQDIADELFIALKTVKTHVSNILSKLDVQDRTQAVIYAFKHELVE, encoded by the coding sequence ATGATCAAAGTATTATTAGTGGATGACCATGAAATGGTGCGGATTGGCGTGTCAGCCTACTTGCAGATTCAACCCGACATGGAAGTTGTCGGTGAGGCAGTGAATGGACGCGAAGCTGTAGGAAAAGCACTGGAGCTACGACCTGATATCATTTTAATGGACATGGTCATGCCCGAAATGAACGGTGCAGAAGCGACTGCCGCCATTATTAAAGAATGGCCCGAAGCCAAAATCGTCATCGTCACAAGTTTTTTAGATGATGATAAAGTGTATCCTGCACTCGAAGCCGGCGCCATTAGCTACATATTAAAAACGTCAAACGCCAAGCGCATCGCAGAGGCCATTCGTGAAACCTTGAAAGGTCAAACGGTATTAGAACCCGAAGTGACGACGAAAATGATGCAAAAAATGCGATCCGGCAATGACCGTCAACTTCACGATGATTTAACAGATCGAGAGCTTGAAATTTTATTGCTCCTTGCACAAGGAAAAACCAATCAGGACATCGCGGATGAGTTATTCATCGCACTAAAAACGGTGAAAACCCATGTTAGCAATATATTGTCGAAACTTGACGTACAAGATCGAACACAAGCCGTCATTTATGCATTTAAGCATGAATTGGTGGAGTGA
- a CDS encoding sensor histidine kinase: MKAVIGRGFFLSFLFIAITAVYIYFLLDVPLNESWYAFYELQFADVPLGWWILNTALLLGWGIAIWTSFLGRSKEKAIEQRLSSLTDTEKEDYSHEKFTPRIDRAIDTVSTLIHTQRKSLQRITDERAEAQDQLIQERIVQERQRLARELHDSVSQQLFAASMLLSAITENNDDAEAQKPLLQVERMVQQAQLEMRALLLHLRPAALNNKSLAQGLEELLLELREKVLFDIRFRLEEVTLSKGAEDHLFRIAQETLSNTLRHAQATEVDVLFVERDGLAIFRVQDNGIGFKESDGKGGSYGLQNVKERAIEIGGTCKIVSVPSQGTIVEVKLPARKGEEPNDQSIISG, encoded by the coding sequence ATGAAAGCAGTCATTGGACGCGGCTTTTTTCTGTCCTTCCTGTTCATAGCGATTACGGCCGTGTACATTTACTTTCTACTTGATGTACCGCTAAATGAAAGCTGGTACGCTTTTTATGAATTGCAGTTTGCAGACGTCCCACTTGGTTGGTGGATTTTAAATACAGCGCTCCTGCTTGGTTGGGGCATCGCAATCTGGACGAGTTTTTTAGGTCGTTCCAAAGAGAAGGCCATCGAACAACGATTATCTAGTTTAACGGACACGGAAAAAGAGGATTATTCGCACGAAAAATTCACACCACGCATTGATCGAGCCATTGATACAGTATCTACGCTGATCCATACACAACGCAAAAGTTTACAGCGCATTACAGATGAACGGGCAGAAGCACAGGATCAACTCATTCAAGAACGGATTGTTCAAGAGCGGCAGCGACTTGCACGCGAATTGCACGACTCCGTTTCACAACAATTATTTGCGGCCTCCATGCTACTATCCGCTATTACCGAAAATAACGACGATGCAGAAGCACAAAAACCTTTGCTGCAAGTCGAGCGGATGGTCCAACAGGCGCAACTTGAAATGCGGGCATTGCTCCTGCATTTGCGACCTGCCGCACTAAACAACAAGTCCCTCGCACAAGGGCTAGAAGAGCTTTTATTGGAATTAAGAGAAAAAGTCCTTTTCGATATTCGATTTCGCTTGGAAGAAGTGACACTGTCAAAAGGTGCGGAAGATCATCTATTCCGCATCGCACAGGAAACGTTATCGAATACACTTCGGCACGCACAAGCGACAGAAGTCGACGTGCTATTCGTCGAACGGGATGGTCTCGCTATTTTCCGCGTACAAGATAATGGCATCGGATTTAAAGAAAGTGATGGCAAAGGCGGCTCATACGGCTTACAAAATGTTAAAGAACGTGCCATCGAAATCGGCGGAACGTGTAAAATCGTGTCCGTCCCCTCACAAGGGACGATTGTAGAAGTGAAGCTACCTGCACGGAAAGGAGAGGAACCGAATGATCAAAGTATTATTAGTGGATGA
- a CDS encoding acyl-CoA dehydrogenase family protein, translating to MTRYRFETDEHVMFRESLRKFLQKEAVPNYDTWEKTRLIPVSFWKKLGEMGFLCSQVDEEYGGLGLDFSYGVIISEELERVGTSLVGVGLHNDIVVPYLESYGSPEQKQRWLPGCVTGDTITGIAMTEPGTGSDLANVQTTAVRDGDHYVVNGQKTFITNGINGNLFVVAVKTDPTAKHKGMSLLVIEEGTPGFTRGRKLDKVGLHAQDTAELYFEECRVPVGNLLGEEGQGFRYLMEKLQQERLVVAISAQTSSEDMLETTINYVKSRHAFDKPISSFQNTQFKIAEMATKIELGKAFLESLIEDHIAGKDIVTKVSMAKYWHTETAREISSTCMQLHGGYGYMEEYSIARRYRDVPVSSIYAGTNEVMKVIIAKNMGL from the coding sequence ATGACAAGATACCGATTTGAGACAGATGAGCATGTTATGTTCCGAGAGTCACTTCGAAAGTTTTTACAGAAAGAGGCCGTTCCGAACTATGATACATGGGAGAAAACGCGTTTGATTCCTGTGTCCTTTTGGAAAAAGCTTGGGGAGATGGGGTTCCTCTGTTCACAAGTAGATGAGGAATACGGCGGTCTTGGACTCGATTTTAGTTATGGAGTTATTATTTCGGAAGAGCTGGAAAGAGTCGGTACGAGTTTAGTAGGTGTTGGTCTGCATAATGATATTGTTGTGCCTTATCTAGAGTCGTATGGGTCGCCAGAACAGAAACAACGCTGGCTGCCGGGGTGTGTGACTGGAGATACGATTACTGGAATTGCGATGACGGAGCCGGGAACGGGTTCGGATTTAGCGAATGTGCAGACGACGGCTGTTCGTGACGGCGATCATTATGTCGTAAATGGACAAAAGACCTTCATTACAAATGGCATCAATGGCAATCTGTTTGTCGTCGCTGTTAAAACGGATCCAACTGCGAAACACAAAGGGATGAGTTTACTCGTTATTGAAGAAGGCACACCTGGTTTTACGAGAGGGCGTAAACTGGATAAAGTCGGGCTACATGCCCAGGATACAGCGGAATTGTATTTTGAAGAGTGTCGTGTGCCTGTTGGGAATTTACTCGGAGAAGAAGGGCAGGGCTTCCGTTATTTGATGGAAAAATTACAGCAAGAAAGGCTCGTAGTTGCGATTTCTGCTCAAACATCATCAGAAGACATGCTCGAGACAACGATTAACTATGTGAAATCGCGTCATGCTTTTGACAAGCCAATTTCATCCTTCCAAAATACACAATTTAAAATTGCGGAGATGGCGACGAAAATTGAGCTTGGGAAAGCATTCCTTGAATCACTTATCGAAGATCATATTGCAGGCAAAGACATTGTCACGAAAGTGTCGATGGCTAAATATTGGCATACGGAGACTGCACGTGAAATTTCAAGTACCTGTATGCAATTGCATGGTGGTTATGGCTATATGGAAGAATACTCAATTGCTAGACGTTATCGGGACGTTCCAGTGTCATCGATTTACGCCGGAACCAATGAAGTAATGAAAGTCATTATTGCGAAGAATATGGGGCTGTGA